One segment of Luteolibacter rhizosphaerae DNA contains the following:
- a CDS encoding PAS domain-containing protein, whose translation MENPSPVLRVDAAGMVTFTNPAADALLSSLGCSRGELVPSSWAEFVGGSLRSDVKSSVELRVAEAFYQVAIVPFADAGYVDLYFSDISGLKRTEAALRVTEQRFRTLAMNSPVAIFTKDVAGEYTLANRIACEALGHPEGVEGKTDHDMLSRELADIIRTHDLQVMEGGVAVDWEESVHGRRFLASKFPLLGENGSPAGVCGVAIDITERSRVEALLRESEERFRTLANHAPVGIFLSAPDGKALFVNRNWCEMAGMSAAAALGSGWTTALHPEDRERVLGGWDDAVRDHASSASEFRFLRPDGSICWVQGDALRLVDANGCHTGYIGSCVDITERRRSAEELEMITAEAMRKRRLYEGLLSTTPDLAYVFDRQHRFTYANEALLKMWGKTAEESIGKTCLELGYEPWHAEMHSREIEEVIATKLPIRGEVPFHGTAGRRIYDYIFSPVIGADGEVEAIAGITRDVTERKIVEDRAQFLSELSGTLASLSSEKEIIAATVRCVGERLGSHRCYFVECDPGQDRIDVRENWVRDDAPDIGGSYPLSDFGGDEWWRSYSSGNFAVADVFSDPLTRDRGEAYRHLGVLSYAVQPFKGEGNATVVLAVTDDRPRPWAPEELSLIEHVVARVWPMVQRARSESALRESRRQLRLVSDHVPALISYLDRDEVFRFANGRYQEWFGVKPGAMKGKPLKELLDEETYRQRAPYIARVLQGQTVKFEGPTRHRELGMRDLEISYVPDFRITGGVRGFYVMALDITDRKRTEMLLERQARRLRLLWEAAGIILTSEDPDAMLQRVFSKISPMLEVDVFFNFMVNEAGEALQLQSCRGINPDLRDGLHRLEFGQAVCGTVALCRHAIVESRIQYSDKPMVQLVKGMGIRAYACNPLIAGDELLGTLSFASTTRDAFDPDELEFMETIAHYVTGAYARLRLVDNLRTADRRKDEFLATLAHELRNPLAPIRTGLEVMKMAGDRPETMERLRSTMERQVEQLVMLVNDLLDVSRITRGKLQLRVAPAELGAIVRSAVEASSPLIDEAGHQLEVTLPDQPVYLQADPHRLAQVISNLLNNAAKYSGRGGKIALEVSHGGSEVCVKVQDNGIGIPPAMLERIFEMFAQVAPVEGGDYGGLGIGLTLVKSLVEMHGGSVRAESAGAGFGSTFSFRLPLPDEVAAIPDLGNGGIQAAAPRSRRRVLVVDDNEAAAVTLAMAIEQMGHEVRVAANGRAGLDLAESYLPDIVFMDLGMPVMDGWEAARLLRQEKWGQAVLLVALTGWGQADDRRKTREAGFDHHLVKPAHPSSIRSLLESEPTA comes from the coding sequence ATGGAGAATCCCTCGCCGGTCCTCCGGGTGGATGCCGCGGGCATGGTTACCTTCACCAACCCCGCGGCAGATGCCCTCCTGAGTTCTCTGGGTTGCAGTCGTGGCGAATTGGTACCGTCCTCATGGGCGGAATTTGTGGGCGGCTCCCTTCGCTCCGATGTGAAAAGCAGCGTCGAACTGCGTGTGGCGGAGGCCTTCTACCAAGTCGCGATCGTACCCTTCGCGGACGCAGGTTACGTCGATCTCTACTTCAGCGACATTTCCGGCCTCAAACGCACCGAGGCGGCCCTGCGCGTGACGGAGCAGCGCTTCCGCACCCTGGCCATGAACTCGCCCGTCGCCATCTTTACCAAGGATGTCGCCGGGGAATACACCCTTGCCAACCGCATCGCCTGCGAGGCGCTCGGTCATCCCGAGGGCGTGGAGGGCAAAACGGATCACGACATGCTCTCCCGGGAGCTCGCGGACATCATCCGGACCCACGATCTACAGGTCATGGAGGGCGGGGTGGCGGTCGATTGGGAAGAGTCCGTCCACGGCCGCCGCTTCTTGGCCTCCAAGTTTCCTCTGCTCGGAGAAAATGGCAGCCCGGCGGGTGTCTGCGGCGTGGCCATCGATATCACCGAACGTTCCCGGGTCGAGGCCCTCCTGCGCGAGAGCGAGGAGCGCTTCCGCACCCTGGCCAACCATGCCCCGGTCGGCATCTTTCTTTCAGCGCCCGACGGGAAGGCACTCTTCGTGAACCGGAATTGGTGCGAGATGGCCGGCATGAGCGCGGCCGCGGCGCTCGGCAGCGGCTGGACCACGGCGCTCCATCCGGAAGATCGCGAGCGAGTGCTCGGAGGATGGGATGATGCCGTGCGCGATCACGCTTCGTCCGCTAGCGAGTTCCGCTTTCTCCGGCCGGACGGCTCCATCTGTTGGGTGCAGGGAGATGCGCTCCGGCTCGTCGATGCCAATGGTTGCCATACCGGCTACATCGGCTCCTGCGTCGATATCACCGAGCGCCGCCGCTCGGCCGAGGAACTCGAGATGATCACCGCGGAGGCGATGCGGAAGCGCCGCCTCTACGAGGGACTGCTCTCCACCACTCCAGACCTCGCCTACGTCTTCGACCGCCAGCACCGCTTCACCTATGCGAATGAGGCCCTGCTCAAGATGTGGGGCAAGACTGCGGAGGAATCCATCGGCAAGACCTGCCTGGAACTCGGCTACGAGCCATGGCACGCGGAGATGCACTCCCGCGAGATCGAGGAGGTGATCGCCACCAAGCTCCCCATCCGCGGGGAGGTACCCTTCCATGGCACGGCGGGCCGCCGCATCTACGACTACATTTTCAGCCCGGTGATCGGTGCGGATGGCGAGGTGGAAGCGATTGCCGGCATCACCCGCGATGTCACCGAGCGCAAGATCGTGGAGGATCGCGCCCAGTTCCTCAGCGAACTCAGCGGGACCCTTGCTTCGCTCAGTTCGGAGAAGGAGATCATCGCCGCCACGGTCCGCTGCGTGGGCGAGCGATTGGGCTCCCATCGCTGTTATTTTGTCGAATGTGACCCGGGACAGGATCGGATCGACGTCCGGGAGAACTGGGTCCGCGACGATGCTCCCGATATCGGCGGCTCTTATCCGCTGAGCGATTTCGGCGGGGACGAATGGTGGCGGAGCTATTCGTCGGGCAACTTCGCCGTGGCCGATGTCTTCAGCGATCCTCTCACCCGTGATCGCGGCGAAGCCTATCGCCACTTGGGTGTGCTCTCATACGCCGTGCAGCCATTCAAGGGCGAGGGCAATGCGACCGTTGTCCTGGCCGTCACGGACGATCGCCCCAGACCATGGGCGCCGGAAGAACTCAGCCTGATCGAGCATGTCGTTGCCCGCGTCTGGCCGATGGTTCAGCGCGCCCGCTCGGAGTCCGCATTGCGGGAGAGCCGCCGCCAGTTGCGCCTCGTTTCGGACCACGTGCCGGCGCTGATCAGCTATCTTGATCGGGATGAAGTGTTCCGCTTCGCCAACGGCCGCTATCAGGAATGGTTCGGCGTGAAGCCGGGAGCGATGAAGGGCAAGCCGCTCAAGGAACTCCTCGATGAGGAAACCTACCGTCAGCGTGCGCCTTATATCGCCCGGGTCTTGCAAGGGCAGACGGTCAAGTTTGAAGGCCCCACCCGCCATCGCGAGCTGGGCATGCGGGATTTGGAGATCTCCTATGTCCCGGATTTCCGCATCACCGGCGGAGTCCGCGGCTTCTACGTCATGGCGCTCGATATCACCGATCGCAAGCGCACCGAGATGCTGCTGGAACGCCAGGCCCGGCGCCTGCGCCTGCTGTGGGAGGCGGCCGGTATCATCCTCACCTCGGAGGATCCGGATGCCATGCTCCAGCGGGTCTTCTCGAAGATCAGCCCTATGCTGGAGGTGGATGTCTTCTTCAACTTCATGGTGAATGAAGCGGGAGAGGCTCTTCAACTTCAGTCCTGCCGCGGCATCAATCCCGATCTCCGCGATGGCCTGCATCGCCTGGAGTTCGGGCAGGCGGTCTGCGGCACCGTCGCGCTATGCCGCCATGCCATCGTTGAAAGCCGCATCCAGTATTCCGACAAACCGATGGTCCAACTCGTCAAAGGCATGGGCATCCGCGCCTACGCTTGCAATCCACTGATCGCCGGGGACGAACTGTTAGGGACCCTGTCCTTCGCCAGCACCACGCGGGATGCCTTCGATCCGGATGAGCTGGAGTTCATGGAGACCATCGCCCACTACGTTACCGGAGCCTACGCCCGGCTCCGCTTGGTGGATAACCTGCGCACCGCGGACCGCCGCAAGGATGAGTTCCTCGCCACCCTCGCGCATGAGCTGCGGAATCCCTTGGCCCCCATCCGCACCGGACTGGAGGTGATGAAGATGGCGGGAGACCGTCCGGAAACGATGGAGCGTCTCCGCTCCACCATGGAGCGTCAGGTGGAGCAGTTGGTCATGCTCGTGAATGACCTGCTCGATGTTTCCCGGATTACCCGCGGTAAGCTCCAACTCCGCGTCGCTCCCGCGGAACTAGGTGCGATTGTCCGGAGCGCGGTGGAGGCTTCCAGCCCGCTCATCGATGAAGCCGGCCACCAGCTCGAGGTCACGCTCCCGGACCAACCGGTATACCTTCAGGCGGACCCTCACCGTCTGGCCCAGGTGATCTCGAACTTGCTCAACAACGCTGCGAAGTACTCCGGCCGCGGCGGCAAGATCGCACTGGAGGTCAGCCACGGCGGCTCCGAGGTCTGCGTGAAGGTGCAGGATAACGGGATCGGCATTCCTCCTGCCATGCTGGAGCGGATCTTCGAGATGTTCGCCCAAGTCGCACCTGTGGAAGGCGGGGACTATGGCGGCCTCGGGATCGGTCTCACCTTGGTCAAGTCCTTGGTGGAAATGCACGGCGGTAGCGTGCGCGCGGAAAGCGCCGGGGCGGGGTTCGGCAGCACTTTCAGCTTCCGTTTGCCTCTGCCTGACGAGGTCGCCGCCATCCCGGATCTTGGTAATGGCGGGATACAGGCGGCTGCCCCGCGATCGCGTCGTCGCGTTCTGGTCGTGGATGACAACGAAGCCGCGGCTGTAACCCTTGCCATGGCCATCGAGCAGATGGGGCATGAGGTGCGGGTCGCGGCGAATGGCCGGGCTGGCTTGGATCTGGCGGAGAGCTATCTCCCGGACATCGTGTTCATGGATCTCGGCATGCCGGTCATGGATGGCTGGGAAGCCGCCCGCCTTCTCCGCCAGGAGAAATGGGGACAGGCTGTGCTGCTCGTCGCGCTCACCGGTTGGGGGCAGGCCGATGATCGTCGCAAAACCCGGGAAGCCGGCTTCGATCACCACTTGGTGAAGCCCGCCCATCCATCCTCTATCCGCAGCCTCCTCGAGTCGGAGCCCACTGCCTAG
- a CDS encoding response regulator, with translation MITEHLPATVESDVPTAPAAAPPPLKVLVVDDGRNAADILAMFFEMEGHQVRVAYDGLAAIEQAASFAPQLILMDIGMPELDGLEAARRIRSEEAGQQIVMVALSGYDQNSHRLESARAGFDDHLAKPVEPNVLRALVERYRHRFETAPA, from the coding sequence ATGATCACGGAACACCTCCCTGCCACCGTGGAAAGCGATGTACCTACCGCCCCGGCCGCCGCGCCGCCTCCTCTGAAAGTATTGGTCGTGGATGATGGCCGGAATGCGGCCGACATCCTCGCCATGTTCTTTGAAATGGAAGGACATCAGGTGCGGGTAGCCTACGACGGCTTGGCGGCGATCGAGCAGGCCGCGAGCTTCGCCCCGCAACTGATCCTGATGGACATTGGGATGCCGGAGCTGGACGGTCTGGAGGCCGCACGGCGCATCCGGAGCGAGGAGGCCGGGCAGCAGATCGTGATGGTCGCGCTCAGCGGCTACGACCAGAACAGCCACCGGCTGGAGTCCGCCCGGGCCGGCTTCGACGATCATCTGGCCAAGCCGGTGGAGCCGAACGTGCTCCGGGCTTTGGTCGAGCGGTATCGCCATCGTTTCGAGACCGCGCCCGCCTAG
- a CDS encoding AI-2E family transporter — translation MPSTSRHPSLPPSTHRRSAAEALIGIRAIALSSALIAGLYFGKDFLIPLCLAALITFLLSPFVTKLEKWIGKVAAVIFTMVMIVGGTIGMGWILAAQTVDLANQLPGYKENIRAKLQAVQLPKGGTFDKVSETMEDLKKDLPGAIAEADQKTQEAKGDPMPVEVVATPDSSVLGEIGGILTPVLGPLGTAALVLLLATFMLLKRDDLQARLIRLVGQGRISSTTRAMDDAAVRVRKYLFMQLVVNVTYGIPLSLGLYFIGVPNAILWGALAAVLRFIPYIGPWIAAAFPIILSLAVSPTWLPPLLTIGLFVVIELLSNNVMEPWLYGSSTGVSSIALIVAAVFWTWMWGTPGLVLATPITVCLVVMGRHIPQLSFLSVVLGEEQALTPAEDCYHRMLRAGEHDESELADGFLKSKSLGELYDEMLVPVVMAAEEDHRQGLIDTEQRDRIATAVRDMVEDLGERFAPEAPSEDGVLLPALRIQCLPARAERDELAGTMLAHLLRQHGFEAGHSPDRRITSELVSELGRKMADLACITVVAPSKPIHARNLCRKIRESLPEQRLIVCLWSQDGESAEHVKMLREAGAEEVFHTLEAAADWCDRLAFRLTEQKEPPPVPEDEEARQLTLDELGLVNPEREPALDHVTAKMSRVFEVPVAAITLVDRDRQYYKAHTGLPEELAEEREIPRDLSVCAHVVAANEVVVVEDLKRDRRFTGNPMLVKHELRFYAGAPIRAANGMPIGALCVMDTSPRRFTRRERRLLEENAAEVASELERLAGTGV, via the coding sequence ATGCCCTCCACCTCCCGCCACCCTTCCCTGCCCCCCTCCACTCATCGGCGCTCGGCAGCGGAGGCCCTCATCGGGATCCGGGCCATCGCTCTGAGCTCGGCGCTCATCGCGGGCCTCTACTTCGGCAAGGATTTCCTGATCCCCCTTTGTCTGGCGGCCCTGATCACTTTCCTGCTCTCCCCCTTCGTCACGAAGTTGGAGAAATGGATCGGAAAGGTGGCGGCGGTGATCTTCACCATGGTTATGATCGTGGGCGGCACCATCGGGATGGGATGGATTCTCGCTGCCCAAACGGTGGACCTGGCTAACCAGCTTCCGGGCTATAAGGAGAATATCCGGGCCAAACTACAAGCGGTGCAGCTCCCGAAAGGAGGAACCTTCGACAAGGTTTCGGAAACCATGGAAGATCTGAAGAAAGATCTTCCCGGTGCCATCGCCGAAGCGGACCAGAAAACCCAGGAGGCCAAGGGTGACCCCATGCCGGTGGAGGTGGTGGCGACGCCGGATTCTTCCGTGCTCGGCGAGATTGGCGGGATTTTGACTCCGGTCTTGGGACCCTTGGGAACCGCGGCCTTGGTCCTATTGCTCGCCACCTTCATGCTGCTGAAGCGGGACGACCTGCAGGCGCGCTTAATCCGGCTGGTGGGGCAAGGTCGCATCAGCTCGACAACGCGAGCGATGGATGATGCCGCCGTGCGGGTGCGGAAGTATCTATTCATGCAGTTGGTGGTGAATGTCACCTACGGCATTCCGCTTTCCCTGGGGCTCTACTTCATCGGCGTGCCAAATGCCATCCTCTGGGGCGCCCTGGCGGCGGTGCTACGGTTCATCCCGTACATCGGGCCTTGGATCGCCGCGGCCTTCCCCATCATTCTCTCGCTCGCGGTTTCTCCCACCTGGCTGCCCCCCTTGCTGACGATCGGGCTTTTCGTGGTGATCGAGCTTCTCAGCAACAATGTGATGGAACCTTGGCTGTATGGTTCCAGCACCGGCGTTTCTTCCATCGCGCTGATTGTGGCGGCCGTGTTCTGGACCTGGATGTGGGGCACGCCGGGCCTAGTGCTGGCTACACCGATTACCGTATGCCTGGTGGTCATGGGCCGCCATATCCCGCAGCTTTCCTTTCTGAGCGTGGTGCTCGGAGAAGAGCAGGCGCTTACACCGGCGGAGGATTGTTACCACCGCATGCTCCGCGCCGGGGAACACGACGAGAGCGAACTGGCAGACGGCTTCCTGAAGTCCAAGTCTCTGGGAGAACTCTACGATGAAATGCTGGTGCCGGTGGTCATGGCGGCGGAAGAGGACCACCGCCAAGGACTGATCGATACCGAGCAACGGGATCGCATCGCCACGGCCGTGCGGGATATGGTGGAAGATCTGGGAGAGCGTTTCGCTCCGGAAGCTCCCTCCGAGGATGGGGTCCTGCTCCCTGCCCTGCGGATCCAGTGTCTCCCGGCCCGGGCCGAGAGGGACGAACTGGCGGGGACCATGCTGGCGCACTTGCTACGCCAGCACGGATTCGAGGCAGGTCATTCCCCCGACCGCCGCATCACCAGCGAGTTGGTGTCCGAACTGGGGAGGAAGATGGCCGATCTGGCCTGCATCACGGTGGTGGCGCCATCCAAGCCGATCCACGCCCGCAATCTGTGCCGGAAGATCCGAGAGAGCCTGCCGGAACAGCGGCTGATCGTCTGCCTCTGGAGCCAGGACGGGGAGAGTGCGGAGCATGTGAAGATGCTGAGGGAGGCCGGGGCGGAGGAAGTTTTCCACACGCTCGAGGCGGCGGCCGACTGGTGCGACCGGCTCGCCTTTCGCCTGACCGAGCAAAAGGAGCCGCCCCCCGTGCCGGAGGATGAGGAGGCACGGCAGCTCACCTTGGACGAGTTGGGCTTGGTCAATCCGGAGCGCGAACCGGCGCTCGACCATGTCACGGCAAAGATGTCCCGCGTCTTCGAGGTTCCGGTGGCGGCCATCACCTTGGTCGACCGGGACCGCCAATACTACAAGGCTCACACCGGTCTGCCGGAAGAGCTGGCCGAGGAACGGGAAATCCCGAGGGACCTCTCCGTCTGCGCCCACGTGGTGGCCGCGAACGAGGTGGTGGTGGTCGAGGATCTGAAGCGAGACCGGCGCTTCACCGGAAACCCGATGCTCGTGAAGCACGAGCTGCGATTCTACGCCGGTGCACCTATCCGGGCTGCAAACGGGATGCCGATCGGGGCGCTATGTGTGATGGACACATCCCCGCGGCGCTTCACCCGGCGGGAAAGACGACTGCTCGAAGAAAATGCCGCGGAGGTGGCAAGCGAGTTGGAACGATTGGCAGGCACCGGAGTCTGA
- a CDS encoding DUF3224 domain-containing protein, whose protein sequence is MSNFANAVFTVESWDEKPIHEKTGQPKMTRVSARVSYRGDIEGEGVVEYLMSYRENGSAVFLGMERVQGGLAGYTGSFILQHAGSFEGGTAKSTFSVIPSSGTGKLASLRGHGEYASTGCDTPLTLQYDIEGVEEDRETVLAAPSPLNAGA, encoded by the coding sequence ATGAGCAACTTCGCGAACGCCGTCTTCACCGTCGAATCTTGGGACGAGAAACCCATCCACGAGAAGACGGGACAGCCCAAGATGACACGTGTGAGCGCGCGTGTGAGCTACCGCGGCGATATCGAGGGAGAGGGAGTGGTCGAGTATCTGATGAGCTACCGCGAGAATGGCTCGGCGGTTTTTCTCGGTATGGAACGCGTGCAAGGAGGCTTGGCCGGTTACACCGGCAGCTTCATACTGCAACACGCCGGTAGCTTCGAAGGCGGAACCGCGAAGTCCACCTTCAGTGTGATTCCAAGCTCCGGTACGGGCAAGCTGGCGAGCCTGCGGGGGCACGGGGAGTATGCTTCCACCGGTTGCGACACCCCGCTCACGTTGCAGTATGACATCGAGGGTGTGGAGGAAGATCGCGAGACGGTGCTGGCAGCACCTTCCCCCTTGAACGCCGGGGCCTGA
- a CDS encoding PAS domain-containing hybrid sensor histidine kinase/response regulator, producing MALPLEDEKQDLPANPSTGPPARDLGEEALQILGNIGQGFLTVDPEFRIAYINPRAEEIGGRSRGELAGQPFWDVYPGVAGTDAEGHLRTAMAHRVVRRFEFFHPPWHVWFRSHAMPAMDGGLILFFEDITEQRETDLALRKAERFFTAIAEHSPDCIKILDCEGRIIWMSPKGLALMEIGSLAEIEGRSWIDLWPDGHGRDLARAAFDGALRGESVGFEECCPTLKGHRRWWNVALVSLPESPGDPARMLSISRDVTERRQIEARLRESEERFRNMADHAPVMIWIAGEDGLCSYLSRSWYEFTGLEPTRDKIADWATAVHPDDLPEVEARLLQAHRRRSGAPVEYRARRHDGEYRWLLDAAVLRHGSNGKFAGYIGSMTDITDGKTAESAVRQSEELFRTLANSIPQLAWMAHPDGRIFWFNQRWYDYTGSERGSADAENWRGFHGESDGAAPMEAFDRAIASGSSFQDAFTLRRADGEYLWHLCQVLPIRDDEGQLRLWFGTHTDITEERDAQRRKDQFLATLAHELRNPIAPILTGLEVIRSSSSDASTIAQVAAMMERQAGQMVHLIDDLLDMSRINTGKIVLKRESVELGQVIRSAVEASQPVIQQYNHEFVVREDGARIAVDVDPHRLSQVVSNLLSNAAKYTPPRGRIELAYGLDAASRPYVTVSDNGKGIDPSRREVIFKLFEQEDSARQDGLGIGLTLVQSLVDLHGGTIEVESDGVGKGSRFTVRLPVISLEAPPPDALLPPAPQETTGLKHVLVVDDGKSTADILAMFFELEGREVTVAYDGVEALEAATARMPELILMDLGMPRMDGFEAARRIRLLPGGDRVTMIALSGWGQEKDKLRSHGAGFDDHLIKPVSPADLRALMERLHPRP from the coding sequence ATGGCTTTGCCCTTGGAAGACGAAAAACAGGATCTTCCGGCGAACCCCTCAACGGGTCCTCCGGCACGCGACTTGGGAGAGGAGGCGCTTCAGATCCTGGGCAATATAGGACAAGGATTTCTGACCGTCGATCCGGAGTTCCGCATCGCCTACATCAATCCGCGGGCCGAAGAGATCGGCGGCCGCAGCCGTGGGGAACTGGCGGGGCAACCCTTCTGGGACGTATACCCCGGAGTCGCCGGAACCGATGCAGAAGGTCACTTGCGAACGGCGATGGCTCATCGCGTTGTCCGGCGCTTTGAGTTCTTCCACCCTCCTTGGCACGTATGGTTCCGTTCTCACGCGATGCCGGCGATGGATGGCGGCCTGATCCTTTTCTTTGAGGACATCACCGAACAACGTGAGACCGACCTTGCACTGCGGAAGGCGGAAAGATTCTTCACGGCGATTGCCGAACATAGTCCGGACTGCATCAAGATTCTGGATTGCGAAGGCCGCATCATCTGGATGAGCCCCAAGGGTCTGGCTTTGATGGAGATCGGCAGCTTGGCTGAAATCGAAGGCCGCTCTTGGATTGATCTATGGCCCGACGGTCATGGACGGGACTTGGCCCGCGCTGCATTCGACGGTGCCCTGCGCGGGGAATCCGTCGGTTTCGAGGAGTGCTGTCCCACTCTGAAAGGCCATCGTAGGTGGTGGAATGTGGCCTTGGTATCGCTTCCCGAATCACCGGGAGATCCAGCCCGCATGTTATCCATTTCCCGGGATGTCACCGAGCGCCGCCAGATCGAGGCGCGCCTGCGCGAGAGCGAGGAACGCTTCCGCAACATGGCAGATCATGCCCCGGTCATGATCTGGATTGCCGGTGAGGATGGCCTTTGCAGCTATTTGAGCCGCTCGTGGTACGAATTTACCGGCTTGGAACCCACCCGCGACAAGATCGCCGATTGGGCCACCGCCGTGCATCCCGATGATTTGCCCGAAGTGGAGGCTCGCTTGCTGCAAGCCCATCGGCGCCGCTCCGGTGCACCGGTCGAATATCGCGCCCGTCGGCACGACGGGGAATACCGTTGGCTGCTGGATGCTGCGGTCCTTCGTCATGGGAGTAACGGGAAGTTCGCCGGCTATATCGGCTCGATGACCGACATCACGGATGGCAAAACGGCGGAGAGTGCGGTCCGCCAGAGCGAGGAGCTGTTCCGCACCCTTGCGAATTCGATTCCGCAGCTTGCATGGATGGCTCATCCGGACGGCCGTATCTTCTGGTTCAACCAGCGCTGGTACGATTACACCGGCAGCGAGCGCGGTAGCGCGGATGCGGAGAATTGGCGCGGCTTTCATGGTGAATCGGATGGTGCCGCTCCGATGGAAGCATTCGACCGCGCCATCGCTTCCGGTTCCTCTTTTCAGGATGCTTTCACGCTCCGTCGTGCGGATGGCGAGTATCTCTGGCACCTTTGTCAGGTGCTCCCGATCCGGGATGATGAAGGGCAGCTCCGCCTTTGGTTCGGCACCCACACCGATATTACCGAGGAGCGCGATGCCCAGCGCCGGAAGGATCAGTTCCTCGCCACCCTCGCGCATGAACTGCGGAATCCCATCGCGCCCATCCTCACCGGGCTCGAGGTTATCCGCTCCTCGTCTTCGGATGCCTCCACGATCGCCCAAGTGGCCGCGATGATGGAGCGCCAGGCCGGGCAAATGGTCCACCTCATCGATGACCTCCTCGACATGTCCCGCATCAATACCGGGAAGATCGTGCTCAAGAGGGAGAGCGTCGAACTCGGACAGGTGATCCGCAGCGCGGTCGAGGCTTCGCAACCGGTCATCCAACAATACAATCACGAGTTCGTGGTGCGGGAGGATGGAGCCCGGATCGCGGTTGACGTGGATCCCCATCGCCTGTCTCAAGTCGTATCCAATCTTCTCTCGAACGCCGCCAAATACACTCCGCCACGTGGCCGCATCGAGCTGGCCTACGGCCTTGATGCTGCCTCGCGTCCCTATGTCACGGTGAGCGACAATGGCAAGGGCATCGACCCTTCCCGCCGCGAAGTGATTTTCAAACTCTTCGAGCAGGAAGACTCCGCCCGCCAAGACGGGCTCGGCATCGGTCTCACCTTGGTTCAATCGCTCGTGGACCTTCACGGCGGGACCATCGAGGTGGAAAGCGACGGGGTGGGGAAGGGCAGCCGCTTCACCGTTCGGCTCCCGGTAATTTCGCTTGAAGCCCCGCCTCCGGATGCGCTCCTGCCCCCGGCCCCTCAGGAGACCACCGGCCTGAAGCACGTTCTCGTGGTGGACGACGGCAAGAGCACCGCGGATATCCTCGCGATGTTCTTCGAACTGGAAGGCCGTGAAGTCACCGTCGCCTACGATGGCGTGGAAGCGCTTGAAGCCGCCACCGCCCGCATGCCGGAACTCATCCTCATGGATCTGGGCATGCCGCGCATGGATGGCTTCGAGGCGGCCCGCCGCATCCGTCTCCTCCCTGGCGGAGACCGCGTGACCATGATCGCGCTCAGCGGCTGGGGCCAGGAGAAGGACAAGCTGCGTTCCCACGGAGCAGGCTTCGACGATCATCTCATCAAGCCCGTGAGCCCCGCCGACCTCCGCGCCCTCATGGAGCGCCTGCATCCCCGCCCCTGA
- a CDS encoding SDR family oxidoreductase yields the protein MKIGEDTLAGKTALVTGAGSGIGLASAKLLAQAGARVALLGRTADELSDALAEIGGKQAGHFIVKADVGDEQEMAEAFKTVSSQWNHLDILLVNAGINGVWAPLDRMEVAEWDETIRVNLRGTYLTTRNALPLLKARGAAVTIVSSVNGTRMFSNTGATAYACTKAAQVAFAKMIALELAKDRVRVNVICPGAIDTKIDDSTEKRGLEDVRLPVEFPEGEIPLTDGEPGTAEQVACLVWFLSSDAASHITGTEIFIEGAQSLLQG from the coding sequence ATGAAAATCGGCGAAGACACTCTGGCAGGAAAGACCGCACTGGTAACGGGTGCGGGTTCAGGAATCGGCCTCGCTTCCGCGAAACTCCTGGCTCAAGCCGGAGCCCGTGTCGCCTTGCTCGGCCGGACCGCGGATGAACTCTCGGACGCCCTCGCGGAGATCGGCGGCAAGCAAGCTGGCCACTTCATCGTGAAAGCCGATGTCGGCGACGAACAAGAGATGGCTGAAGCTTTCAAGACTGTCTCCTCGCAGTGGAACCACCTCGACATCCTCCTGGTAAACGCCGGCATCAACGGCGTCTGGGCTCCCCTCGACCGCATGGAAGTCGCCGAGTGGGACGAAACCATCCGCGTGAATCTCCGTGGCACCTACCTCACCACCCGCAATGCGCTCCCACTCCTGAAAGCCCGGGGTGCCGCCGTCACCATCGTTTCCTCCGTCAATGGCACCCGCATGTTCAGCAATACCGGCGCCACCGCCTACGCCTGCACCAAGGCCGCTCAAGTCGCCTTCGCTAAAATGATCGCGCTCGAACTCGCCAAAGACCGCGTCCGCGTGAATGTGATCTGCCCCGGCGCCATCGATACCAAGATCGACGATTCCACCGAGAAACGCGGCTTGGAAGACGTCCGCCTCCCGGTCGAATTTCCCGAAGGAGAAATCCCTCTCACCGACGGCGAACCCGGCACCGCCGAACAAGTCGCCTGCCTCGTATGGTTCCTCTCCTCCGATGCTGCCTCCCACATCACCGGCACGGAGATCTTCATCGAGGGCGCTCAATCCCTCCTCCAAGGCTGA